The following proteins come from a genomic window of Gadus morhua chromosome 11, gadMor3.0, whole genome shotgun sequence:
- the cep72 gene encoding centrosomal protein of 72 kDa isoform X2, with amino-acid sequence MLGSLNSMAADCLTTITEQWIRHKLHLKHPYLGDVRSLRLPGTYEEKIRHLGDALTNFIRLKSLDLSYNALVSVEVRLSVCLDLSYNALVSLEVRLSVCLDLSYYALVSVEVRLSVCLDLSYNALVSLEVRLSVCLDLSYYALVSVEGLQHLKMLERLNLYYNRIPTKEEVKVLCKLPALKELDLRLNPLTRRDPNYRLSLIHAMSSLRKLDDCPVRDTERKVAIMQFPSGCGPPQGPHCPDECPHLDTEQRSRNQRVSSVERLTKRLFDVPDDVVMNFVAKSNVGQSNTQSPSCSSHENLESLPYLKQETEEGRVINISDSIKTSPQEMGKSILRFNKTKFEKPRVSFGPIVEKMCRSLTGRAKHKENTRQMRLQAKGHFTPNPSQKPQRCSSPLHNLQPPSPPRSGFHLSDQSNPILHPARRSYCGLNRTAGGAAASPQKADQHKRGSYRKPLEMLLNLVDKHWAGERSLHQNSNFLSQAVQILSMMEDDLSVQEAEVTTLRWDVATLRHGAELREEEHRLEVLGLSSQVEETQGAVAGFQEQLRLVLEENVGLQKQLIRLEQQYLKSLMKISPIDQIKEAQTEVEELRREIEGLREKVRETERVNELTNMLQESHRSLVVTNQRLLGELNSSLQHG; translated from the exons ATGCTCGGGAGTTTAAACAGCATGGCGGCGGACTGCTTGACAACAATAACAGAGCAATGGATACGACATAAACTACACTTAAAACATCCTTATCTGG GGGACGTCAGATCACTGAGGCTTCCAGGAACATACGAAGAAAAGATCCGACATCTGGGGGATGCATTGACCAACTTTATCCGTCTGAAGAGCCTCGACCTCTCCTACAACGCTCTTGTGTCAGTGGAGGtacgtctgtccgtctgcctcgACCTCTCCTACAACGCTCTGGTGTCATTGGAGGtacgtctgtccgtctgcctcgACCTCTCCTACTACGCTCTGGTGTCAGTGGAGGtacgtctgtccgtctgcctcgACCTCTCCTACAACGCTCTGGTGTCATTGGAGGtacgtctgtccgtctgtctcgaCCTCTCCTACTACGCTCTGGTGTCAGTGGAG GGGTTGCAACACTTGAAGATGCTAGAAAGGCTGAATCTCTACTACAACCGCATACCCACCAAGGAGGAGGTCAAAGTCCTCTGTAAGCTGCCAGCATTAAAGGAGTTGGACCTCAGACTCAACCCTTTGACCAGGAGGGATCCAAATTATCGCCTTTCTCTGATCCATGCCATGTCCAGCTTGCGGAAACTGG ACGATTGTCCAGTCAGAGATACTGAGCGTAAAGTGGCCATCATGCAGTTCCCTTCTGGCTGTGGGCCTCCACAGGGCCCACACTGTCCAGATGAGTGTCCTCATCTGGACACTGAGCAGAG AAGCAGAAACCAAAGAGTGTCGTCTGTTGAACGCTTAACAAAGAGGCTTTTTGATGTCCCTGATGATGTTGTGATGAACTTTGTTGCGAAGAGTAATGTTGGTCAAAGTAACACACAATCTCCGTCTTGCTCTTCCCACGAGAATTTGGAGTCTCTTCCTTATCTAAAACaag AAACTGAGGAAGGAAGAGTAATAAATATTTCTGACTCTATTAAGACATCCCCTCAG GAAATGGGTAAATCCATCCTGAGATTCAACAAGACCAAATTTG AAAAACCGAGGGTGTCGTTTGGCCCCATCGTAGAGAAGATGTGCAGATCTCTCACTGGAAGAGCAAAGCACAAGGAGAACACGAGACAAATGAGACTCCAAGCCAAAGGCCATTTCACCCCGAACCCCAGCCAGAAGC CTCAGCGCTGTAGTTCTCCATTACACAACCTTCAGCCACCTAGCCCGCCGAGGTCAGGATTCCATCTCTCTGACCAATCAAACCCCATCCTGCACCCGGCAAGAAGATCCTACTGTGGCCTCAACAGAACAGCAGGGGGCGCCGCTGCCTCTCCACAGAAAGCTGACCAGCACAAAAGA GGTAGCTACAGGAAGCCACTGGAAATGCTTCTTAACCTTGTGGACAAGCACTGGGCGGGGGAGAGGTCGCTTCATCAAAACAGCAACTTCCTGT CACAGGCAGTCCAGATCCTCTCCATGATGGAGGATGACCTCTCGGTCCAGGAAGCAGAGGTCACGACCTTGAGGTGGGATGTGGCCACACTGCGCCATGGGGCGGAGTTACGAGAGGAAGAGCATCGGCTGGAAGTCCTGGGGCTTTCGTCTCAAGTGGAGGAGACTCAGGGGGCCGTG GCCGGGTTCCAGGAGCAGCTGAGGCTGGTTCTGGAGGAGAACGTGGGCTTACAGAAGCAGCTGATCAGACTGGAGCAGCAGTACCTCAAGTCTCTGATGAAGATTTCACCAATCGATCAGATAAAAG AGGCTCAGACGGaagtggaggagctgaggagggaGATCGAGGGGCTGAGGGAGAAGGTCCGAGAGACGGAGCGAGTCAACGAGTTGACCAACATGCTGCAGGAGAGCcacag GTCGCTGGTGGTCACCAACCAGAGGTTACTGGGGGAACTGAACAGCAGTTTGCAACATGGATGA
- the cep72 gene encoding centrosomal protein of 72 kDa isoform X1, with protein sequence MLGSLNSMAADCLTTITEQWIRHKLHLKHPYLGDVRSLRLPGTYEEKIRHLGDALTNFIRLKSLDLSYNALVSVEVRLSVCLDLSYNALVSLEVRLSVCLDLSYYALVSVEVRLSVCLDLSYNALVSLEVRLSVCLDLSYYALVSVEGLQHLKMLERLNLYYNRIPTKEEVKVLCKLPALKELDLRLNPLTRRDPNYRLSLIHAMSSLRKLDDCPVRDTERKVAIMQFPSGCGPPQGPHCPDECPHLDTEQRSRNQRVSSVERLTKRLFDVPDDVVMNFVAKSNVGQSNTQSPSCSSHENLESLPYLKQETEEGRVINISDSIKTSPQEMGKSILRFNKTKFVTEKPRVSFGPIVEKMCRSLTGRAKHKENTRQMRLQAKGHFTPNPSQKPQRCSSPLHNLQPPSPPRSGFHLSDQSNPILHPARRSYCGLNRTAGGAAASPQKADQHKRGSYRKPLEMLLNLVDKHWAGERSLHQNSNFLSQAVQILSMMEDDLSVQEAEVTTLRWDVATLRHGAELREEEHRLEVLGLSSQVEETQGAVAGFQEQLRLVLEENVGLQKQLIRLEQQYLKSLMKISPIDQIKEAQTEVEELRREIEGLREKVRETERVNELTNMLQESHRSLVVTNQRLLGELNSSLQHG encoded by the exons ATGCTCGGGAGTTTAAACAGCATGGCGGCGGACTGCTTGACAACAATAACAGAGCAATGGATACGACATAAACTACACTTAAAACATCCTTATCTGG GGGACGTCAGATCACTGAGGCTTCCAGGAACATACGAAGAAAAGATCCGACATCTGGGGGATGCATTGACCAACTTTATCCGTCTGAAGAGCCTCGACCTCTCCTACAACGCTCTTGTGTCAGTGGAGGtacgtctgtccgtctgcctcgACCTCTCCTACAACGCTCTGGTGTCATTGGAGGtacgtctgtccgtctgcctcgACCTCTCCTACTACGCTCTGGTGTCAGTGGAGGtacgtctgtccgtctgcctcgACCTCTCCTACAACGCTCTGGTGTCATTGGAGGtacgtctgtccgtctgtctcgaCCTCTCCTACTACGCTCTGGTGTCAGTGGAG GGGTTGCAACACTTGAAGATGCTAGAAAGGCTGAATCTCTACTACAACCGCATACCCACCAAGGAGGAGGTCAAAGTCCTCTGTAAGCTGCCAGCATTAAAGGAGTTGGACCTCAGACTCAACCCTTTGACCAGGAGGGATCCAAATTATCGCCTTTCTCTGATCCATGCCATGTCCAGCTTGCGGAAACTGG ACGATTGTCCAGTCAGAGATACTGAGCGTAAAGTGGCCATCATGCAGTTCCCTTCTGGCTGTGGGCCTCCACAGGGCCCACACTGTCCAGATGAGTGTCCTCATCTGGACACTGAGCAGAG AAGCAGAAACCAAAGAGTGTCGTCTGTTGAACGCTTAACAAAGAGGCTTTTTGATGTCCCTGATGATGTTGTGATGAACTTTGTTGCGAAGAGTAATGTTGGTCAAAGTAACACACAATCTCCGTCTTGCTCTTCCCACGAGAATTTGGAGTCTCTTCCTTATCTAAAACaag AAACTGAGGAAGGAAGAGTAATAAATATTTCTGACTCTATTAAGACATCCCCTCAG GAAATGGGTAAATCCATCCTGAGATTCAACAAGACCAAATTTG TAACAGAAAAACCGAGGGTGTCGTTTGGCCCCATCGTAGAGAAGATGTGCAGATCTCTCACTGGAAGAGCAAAGCACAAGGAGAACACGAGACAAATGAGACTCCAAGCCAAAGGCCATTTCACCCCGAACCCCAGCCAGAAGC CTCAGCGCTGTAGTTCTCCATTACACAACCTTCAGCCACCTAGCCCGCCGAGGTCAGGATTCCATCTCTCTGACCAATCAAACCCCATCCTGCACCCGGCAAGAAGATCCTACTGTGGCCTCAACAGAACAGCAGGGGGCGCCGCTGCCTCTCCACAGAAAGCTGACCAGCACAAAAGA GGTAGCTACAGGAAGCCACTGGAAATGCTTCTTAACCTTGTGGACAAGCACTGGGCGGGGGAGAGGTCGCTTCATCAAAACAGCAACTTCCTGT CACAGGCAGTCCAGATCCTCTCCATGATGGAGGATGACCTCTCGGTCCAGGAAGCAGAGGTCACGACCTTGAGGTGGGATGTGGCCACACTGCGCCATGGGGCGGAGTTACGAGAGGAAGAGCATCGGCTGGAAGTCCTGGGGCTTTCGTCTCAAGTGGAGGAGACTCAGGGGGCCGTG GCCGGGTTCCAGGAGCAGCTGAGGCTGGTTCTGGAGGAGAACGTGGGCTTACAGAAGCAGCTGATCAGACTGGAGCAGCAGTACCTCAAGTCTCTGATGAAGATTTCACCAATCGATCAGATAAAAG AGGCTCAGACGGaagtggaggagctgaggagggaGATCGAGGGGCTGAGGGAGAAGGTCCGAGAGACGGAGCGAGTCAACGAGTTGACCAACATGCTGCAGGAGAGCcacag GTCGCTGGTGGTCACCAACCAGAGGTTACTGGGGGAACTGAACAGCAGTTTGCAACATGGATGA
- the cep72 gene encoding centrosomal protein of 72 kDa isoform X3 codes for MLGSLNSMAADCLTTITEQWIRHKLHLKHPYLGDVRSLRLPGTYEEKIRHLGDALTNFIRLKSLDLSYNALVSVEVRLSVCLDLSYNALVSLEVRLSVCLDLSYYALVSVEVRLSVCLDLSYNALVSLEGLQHLKMLERLNLYYNRIPTKEEVKVLCKLPALKELDLRLNPLTRRDPNYRLSLIHAMSSLRKLDDCPVRDTERKVAIMQFPSGCGPPQGPHCPDECPHLDTEQRSRNQRVSSVERLTKRLFDVPDDVVMNFVAKSNVGQSNTQSPSCSSHENLESLPYLKQETEEGRVINISDSIKTSPQEMGKSILRFNKTKFVTEKPRVSFGPIVEKMCRSLTGRAKHKENTRQMRLQAKGHFTPNPSQKPQRCSSPLHNLQPPSPPRSGFHLSDQSNPILHPARRSYCGLNRTAGGAAASPQKADQHKRGSYRKPLEMLLNLVDKHWAGERSLHQNSNFLSQAVQILSMMEDDLSVQEAEVTTLRWDVATLRHGAELREEEHRLEVLGLSSQVEETQGAVAGFQEQLRLVLEENVGLQKQLIRLEQQYLKSLMKISPIDQIKEAQTEVEELRREIEGLREKVRETERVNELTNMLQESHRSLVVTNQRLLGELNSSLQHG; via the exons ATGCTCGGGAGTTTAAACAGCATGGCGGCGGACTGCTTGACAACAATAACAGAGCAATGGATACGACATAAACTACACTTAAAACATCCTTATCTGG GGGACGTCAGATCACTGAGGCTTCCAGGAACATACGAAGAAAAGATCCGACATCTGGGGGATGCATTGACCAACTTTATCCGTCTGAAGAGCCTCGACCTCTCCTACAACGCTCTTGTGTCAGTGGAGGtacgtctgtccgtctgcctcgACCTCTCCTACAACGCTCTGGTGTCATTGGAGGtacgtctgtccgtctgcctcgACCTCTCCTACTACGCTCTGGTGTCAGTGGAGGtacgtctgtccgtctgcctcgACCTCTCCTACAACGCTCTGGTGTCATTGGAG GGGTTGCAACACTTGAAGATGCTAGAAAGGCTGAATCTCTACTACAACCGCATACCCACCAAGGAGGAGGTCAAAGTCCTCTGTAAGCTGCCAGCATTAAAGGAGTTGGACCTCAGACTCAACCCTTTGACCAGGAGGGATCCAAATTATCGCCTTTCTCTGATCCATGCCATGTCCAGCTTGCGGAAACTGG ACGATTGTCCAGTCAGAGATACTGAGCGTAAAGTGGCCATCATGCAGTTCCCTTCTGGCTGTGGGCCTCCACAGGGCCCACACTGTCCAGATGAGTGTCCTCATCTGGACACTGAGCAGAG AAGCAGAAACCAAAGAGTGTCGTCTGTTGAACGCTTAACAAAGAGGCTTTTTGATGTCCCTGATGATGTTGTGATGAACTTTGTTGCGAAGAGTAATGTTGGTCAAAGTAACACACAATCTCCGTCTTGCTCTTCCCACGAGAATTTGGAGTCTCTTCCTTATCTAAAACaag AAACTGAGGAAGGAAGAGTAATAAATATTTCTGACTCTATTAAGACATCCCCTCAG GAAATGGGTAAATCCATCCTGAGATTCAACAAGACCAAATTTG TAACAGAAAAACCGAGGGTGTCGTTTGGCCCCATCGTAGAGAAGATGTGCAGATCTCTCACTGGAAGAGCAAAGCACAAGGAGAACACGAGACAAATGAGACTCCAAGCCAAAGGCCATTTCACCCCGAACCCCAGCCAGAAGC CTCAGCGCTGTAGTTCTCCATTACACAACCTTCAGCCACCTAGCCCGCCGAGGTCAGGATTCCATCTCTCTGACCAATCAAACCCCATCCTGCACCCGGCAAGAAGATCCTACTGTGGCCTCAACAGAACAGCAGGGGGCGCCGCTGCCTCTCCACAGAAAGCTGACCAGCACAAAAGA GGTAGCTACAGGAAGCCACTGGAAATGCTTCTTAACCTTGTGGACAAGCACTGGGCGGGGGAGAGGTCGCTTCATCAAAACAGCAACTTCCTGT CACAGGCAGTCCAGATCCTCTCCATGATGGAGGATGACCTCTCGGTCCAGGAAGCAGAGGTCACGACCTTGAGGTGGGATGTGGCCACACTGCGCCATGGGGCGGAGTTACGAGAGGAAGAGCATCGGCTGGAAGTCCTGGGGCTTTCGTCTCAAGTGGAGGAGACTCAGGGGGCCGTG GCCGGGTTCCAGGAGCAGCTGAGGCTGGTTCTGGAGGAGAACGTGGGCTTACAGAAGCAGCTGATCAGACTGGAGCAGCAGTACCTCAAGTCTCTGATGAAGATTTCACCAATCGATCAGATAAAAG AGGCTCAGACGGaagtggaggagctgaggagggaGATCGAGGGGCTGAGGGAGAAGGTCCGAGAGACGGAGCGAGTCAACGAGTTGACCAACATGCTGCAGGAGAGCcacag GTCGCTGGTGGTCACCAACCAGAGGTTACTGGGGGAACTGAACAGCAGTTTGCAACATGGATGA
- the cep72 gene encoding centrosomal protein of 72 kDa isoform X6, translated as MLGSLNSMAADCLTTITEQWIRHKLHLKHPYLGDVRSLRLPGTYEEKIRHLGDALTNFIRLKSLDLSYNALVSVEVRLSVCLDLSYNALVSLEGLQHLKMLERLNLYYNRIPTKEEVKVLCKLPALKELDLRLNPLTRRDPNYRLSLIHAMSSLRKLDDCPVRDTERKVAIMQFPSGCGPPQGPHCPDECPHLDTEQRSRNQRVSSVERLTKRLFDVPDDVVMNFVAKSNVGQSNTQSPSCSSHENLESLPYLKQETEEGRVINISDSIKTSPQEMGKSILRFNKTKFVTEKPRVSFGPIVEKMCRSLTGRAKHKENTRQMRLQAKGHFTPNPSQKPQRCSSPLHNLQPPSPPRSGFHLSDQSNPILHPARRSYCGLNRTAGGAAASPQKADQHKRGSYRKPLEMLLNLVDKHWAGERSLHQNSNFLSQAVQILSMMEDDLSVQEAEVTTLRWDVATLRHGAELREEEHRLEVLGLSSQVEETQGAVAGFQEQLRLVLEENVGLQKQLIRLEQQYLKSLMKISPIDQIKEAQTEVEELRREIEGLREKVRETERVNELTNMLQESHRSLVVTNQRLLGELNSSLQHG; from the exons ATGCTCGGGAGTTTAAACAGCATGGCGGCGGACTGCTTGACAACAATAACAGAGCAATGGATACGACATAAACTACACTTAAAACATCCTTATCTGG GGGACGTCAGATCACTGAGGCTTCCAGGAACATACGAAGAAAAGATCCGACATCTGGGGGATGCATTGACCAACTTTATCCGTCTGAAGAGCCTCGACCTCTCCTACAACGCTCTTGTGTCAGTGGAGGtacgtctgtccgtctgcctcgACCTCTCCTACAACGCTCTGGTGTCATTGGAG GGGTTGCAACACTTGAAGATGCTAGAAAGGCTGAATCTCTACTACAACCGCATACCCACCAAGGAGGAGGTCAAAGTCCTCTGTAAGCTGCCAGCATTAAAGGAGTTGGACCTCAGACTCAACCCTTTGACCAGGAGGGATCCAAATTATCGCCTTTCTCTGATCCATGCCATGTCCAGCTTGCGGAAACTGG ACGATTGTCCAGTCAGAGATACTGAGCGTAAAGTGGCCATCATGCAGTTCCCTTCTGGCTGTGGGCCTCCACAGGGCCCACACTGTCCAGATGAGTGTCCTCATCTGGACACTGAGCAGAG AAGCAGAAACCAAAGAGTGTCGTCTGTTGAACGCTTAACAAAGAGGCTTTTTGATGTCCCTGATGATGTTGTGATGAACTTTGTTGCGAAGAGTAATGTTGGTCAAAGTAACACACAATCTCCGTCTTGCTCTTCCCACGAGAATTTGGAGTCTCTTCCTTATCTAAAACaag AAACTGAGGAAGGAAGAGTAATAAATATTTCTGACTCTATTAAGACATCCCCTCAG GAAATGGGTAAATCCATCCTGAGATTCAACAAGACCAAATTTG TAACAGAAAAACCGAGGGTGTCGTTTGGCCCCATCGTAGAGAAGATGTGCAGATCTCTCACTGGAAGAGCAAAGCACAAGGAGAACACGAGACAAATGAGACTCCAAGCCAAAGGCCATTTCACCCCGAACCCCAGCCAGAAGC CTCAGCGCTGTAGTTCTCCATTACACAACCTTCAGCCACCTAGCCCGCCGAGGTCAGGATTCCATCTCTCTGACCAATCAAACCCCATCCTGCACCCGGCAAGAAGATCCTACTGTGGCCTCAACAGAACAGCAGGGGGCGCCGCTGCCTCTCCACAGAAAGCTGACCAGCACAAAAGA GGTAGCTACAGGAAGCCACTGGAAATGCTTCTTAACCTTGTGGACAAGCACTGGGCGGGGGAGAGGTCGCTTCATCAAAACAGCAACTTCCTGT CACAGGCAGTCCAGATCCTCTCCATGATGGAGGATGACCTCTCGGTCCAGGAAGCAGAGGTCACGACCTTGAGGTGGGATGTGGCCACACTGCGCCATGGGGCGGAGTTACGAGAGGAAGAGCATCGGCTGGAAGTCCTGGGGCTTTCGTCTCAAGTGGAGGAGACTCAGGGGGCCGTG GCCGGGTTCCAGGAGCAGCTGAGGCTGGTTCTGGAGGAGAACGTGGGCTTACAGAAGCAGCTGATCAGACTGGAGCAGCAGTACCTCAAGTCTCTGATGAAGATTTCACCAATCGATCAGATAAAAG AGGCTCAGACGGaagtggaggagctgaggagggaGATCGAGGGGCTGAGGGAGAAGGTCCGAGAGACGGAGCGAGTCAACGAGTTGACCAACATGCTGCAGGAGAGCcacag GTCGCTGGTGGTCACCAACCAGAGGTTACTGGGGGAACTGAACAGCAGTTTGCAACATGGATGA
- the cep72 gene encoding centrosomal protein of 72 kDa isoform X7: protein MLGSLNSMAADCLTTITEQWIRHKLHLKHPYLGDVRSLRLPGTYEEKIRHLGDALTNFIRLKSLDLSYNALVSVEGLQHLKMLERLNLYYNRIPTKEEVKVLCKLPALKELDLRLNPLTRRDPNYRLSLIHAMSSLRKLDDCPVRDTERKVAIMQFPSGCGPPQGPHCPDECPHLDTEQRSRNQRVSSVERLTKRLFDVPDDVVMNFVAKSNVGQSNTQSPSCSSHENLESLPYLKQETEEGRVINISDSIKTSPQEMGKSILRFNKTKFVTEKPRVSFGPIVEKMCRSLTGRAKHKENTRQMRLQAKGHFTPNPSQKPQRCSSPLHNLQPPSPPRSGFHLSDQSNPILHPARRSYCGLNRTAGGAAASPQKADQHKRGSYRKPLEMLLNLVDKHWAGERSLHQNSNFLSQAVQILSMMEDDLSVQEAEVTTLRWDVATLRHGAELREEEHRLEVLGLSSQVEETQGAVAGFQEQLRLVLEENVGLQKQLIRLEQQYLKSLMKISPIDQIKEAQTEVEELRREIEGLREKVRETERVNELTNMLQESHRSLVVTNQRLLGELNSSLQHG, encoded by the exons ATGCTCGGGAGTTTAAACAGCATGGCGGCGGACTGCTTGACAACAATAACAGAGCAATGGATACGACATAAACTACACTTAAAACATCCTTATCTGG GGGACGTCAGATCACTGAGGCTTCCAGGAACATACGAAGAAAAGATCCGACATCTGGGGGATGCATTGACCAACTTTATCCGTCTGAAGAGCCTCGACCTCTCCTACAACGCTCTTGTGTCAGTGGAG GGGTTGCAACACTTGAAGATGCTAGAAAGGCTGAATCTCTACTACAACCGCATACCCACCAAGGAGGAGGTCAAAGTCCTCTGTAAGCTGCCAGCATTAAAGGAGTTGGACCTCAGACTCAACCCTTTGACCAGGAGGGATCCAAATTATCGCCTTTCTCTGATCCATGCCATGTCCAGCTTGCGGAAACTGG ACGATTGTCCAGTCAGAGATACTGAGCGTAAAGTGGCCATCATGCAGTTCCCTTCTGGCTGTGGGCCTCCACAGGGCCCACACTGTCCAGATGAGTGTCCTCATCTGGACACTGAGCAGAG AAGCAGAAACCAAAGAGTGTCGTCTGTTGAACGCTTAACAAAGAGGCTTTTTGATGTCCCTGATGATGTTGTGATGAACTTTGTTGCGAAGAGTAATGTTGGTCAAAGTAACACACAATCTCCGTCTTGCTCTTCCCACGAGAATTTGGAGTCTCTTCCTTATCTAAAACaag AAACTGAGGAAGGAAGAGTAATAAATATTTCTGACTCTATTAAGACATCCCCTCAG GAAATGGGTAAATCCATCCTGAGATTCAACAAGACCAAATTTG TAACAGAAAAACCGAGGGTGTCGTTTGGCCCCATCGTAGAGAAGATGTGCAGATCTCTCACTGGAAGAGCAAAGCACAAGGAGAACACGAGACAAATGAGACTCCAAGCCAAAGGCCATTTCACCCCGAACCCCAGCCAGAAGC CTCAGCGCTGTAGTTCTCCATTACACAACCTTCAGCCACCTAGCCCGCCGAGGTCAGGATTCCATCTCTCTGACCAATCAAACCCCATCCTGCACCCGGCAAGAAGATCCTACTGTGGCCTCAACAGAACAGCAGGGGGCGCCGCTGCCTCTCCACAGAAAGCTGACCAGCACAAAAGA GGTAGCTACAGGAAGCCACTGGAAATGCTTCTTAACCTTGTGGACAAGCACTGGGCGGGGGAGAGGTCGCTTCATCAAAACAGCAACTTCCTGT CACAGGCAGTCCAGATCCTCTCCATGATGGAGGATGACCTCTCGGTCCAGGAAGCAGAGGTCACGACCTTGAGGTGGGATGTGGCCACACTGCGCCATGGGGCGGAGTTACGAGAGGAAGAGCATCGGCTGGAAGTCCTGGGGCTTTCGTCTCAAGTGGAGGAGACTCAGGGGGCCGTG GCCGGGTTCCAGGAGCAGCTGAGGCTGGTTCTGGAGGAGAACGTGGGCTTACAGAAGCAGCTGATCAGACTGGAGCAGCAGTACCTCAAGTCTCTGATGAAGATTTCACCAATCGATCAGATAAAAG AGGCTCAGACGGaagtggaggagctgaggagggaGATCGAGGGGCTGAGGGAGAAGGTCCGAGAGACGGAGCGAGTCAACGAGTTGACCAACATGCTGCAGGAGAGCcacag GTCGCTGGTGGTCACCAACCAGAGGTTACTGGGGGAACTGAACAGCAGTTTGCAACATGGATGA